The DNA sequence CGTAGATGCGGGTGAACTGGGCCAGGGTGGCCTCGAGGTCTTCCACCGGGCGGCCCACCAGGAGCACGCCGGGCCACACCGCGCCGGAGAGGTCCACCTCCACCCGGCGGGCGTAGACCAGAAGCCTAAGGGGTGCCCCCTCCCGGGGAAGCTCGGGGTAGGCCCAGGCCTCCCCCCGCTCCAGGAGGAGGCGGTAGTCCTCCTCCCGGAGGAGGAGGCGCTGGTTGCCCAGGGCCGGGCTCCGCTGCAGGCTGATCCCCCCCTCCCGCGCCAGGAGGGCGGGGTCCTCCTCGGGAAGGAGCGCCAGCTCGGCGTAGAGGCTCACGGGGAGGCCGGCCTCCAAAAGGGCCTGCCCCCCTAGGTTCAGGAGGCGCACCACCTGGCCGCTGGCCTCCAGGAGCTCCAGGCGCAGGTTGCGGTAAAGAAAGCCCCGCAAAAGCCCTTCCAGGGCGAGCCCCAGGACCAGCAGGGCCACGAGGAGGAGGCCCGTGGTGAGGAAGGTGATGCGGGAGCGCAGGGTCATGGGACCGGGTCACCCTTCCCGGGAGGAGGGCTGGGGGGCCCTCCCGCCTGCCGCCTAGGACGGGGCATCAGTCCTCGCGGAGCACGTACCCTACCCCCCGCACCGTGTGGATGAGCCGGCGTTCCCCCCCGGCCTCCAGCTTCTTGCGCAGGTAGCCGATGTACACGTCCACCACGTTGCTCCCCCCCTGGTAGCCGGGCCAGACCTTCTCCTCGATCTCGTAGCGGCCGAAGACCTTCCCCGGGTTCTTGGCGAGGAGCTCCAAAAGCTCGAACTCCTTGTTGGAAAGCTCGATGCGCCTGCCCGAGCGGAAGACCTCCCGCCCCTCCAGGTTGATGATGAGGTCCGCCACCCGGATCTCCCCGGTGATGGCCGGGCTCACCCGGCGGAGGTGGGCCCTCACCCGGGCCAGGAGCTCCTCGATGGAGAAGGGCTTGACCAGGTAGTCGTCGGCCCCCGCGTCCAGGCCCTCCACCTTGTCCTCCACCCGGTCCTTGGCGGTGAGGATGAGGATAGGCACGTTGGAGGTCTTCCGTATGCGCTTGGCCACCTCGATCCCGTCCATGACCGGGAGCATCAGGTCCAGGATCACCAGGTTGGGGTTCACCTCCCGGAACCGGGAAAGCCCGGTAATGCCGTCGTAGGCCACCTCGGTGCGGTAGCCCTCTGCCTGCAGCTCCAGCTCGATGAAGCGGGCGATGTCCTTTTCGTCCTCCACGATGAGGATCAGCGGGGGTTCCATGCTCCTCAGGATACCCGCTTTCTCATGAGAAAGCTAGGTGGGCGCCCCCAGGTCCGCCTCGATCTCCGCCACCTTCCGCACCGTGCGCAGGAGGGCGTCGGGGTTAAGGCTCAGGGAGTCGATCCCCCGTTCCACCAGGAAGGCGGCGAACTCCGGGTAGTCCGAGGGGGCCTGGCCGCAGATGCCCACCTTCTTCCCCCGGGCATGGGCCTTCTCGATGAGGAGGGCGCAGAGGGCCTTGACCGTGGGGCTGCGCTCGTCGAAGAGCTCCGCCACCCGCTCCGAGTCCCGGTCCAGGCCTAAGGCGAGCTGGGTGAGGTCATTGGAGCCGATGGAGAAGCCGTCGAAGAGCTCGGCGAAGGCCTCGGCCTCCAGGACGTTGGAGGGGATCTCCGCCATCACGTAGACCTGGAGGCCGTCTTCCCCCCGCCTGAGGCCCCCTTCCGCCATCACCTCCAAAACCCGCCTCCCCTCCTCCGGGGTGCGGCAGAAGGGGACCATCACCTGGAGGTTCTTGAGGCCCATCGCCTCCCGTACCTTCCTCACCGCCTGGACCTCGAGGAGGAAGCCCTCCTTGTAGTCCGGGTGGTAGTAGCGGCTCGCCCCCCGCCAGCCCAGCATGGGGTTTTCCTCCTTGGGCTCGAAGAGGTGCCCCCCGATGAGGCGGGCGTACTCGTTGGTCTTGAAGTCGGAAAAGCGCAGGAGGACGGGCCTGGGGTAGAAGGCGGCGGCGATGAGGCCGATCCCCTGGGCGAGGCGGTCCACGAAGTAGGCCCGTTTGTCGGGGTAGGCCTCGGTGAGCTCCGCCACCTGGCGCTTCACCTCCTGGGGCAGGGTCTCAAAGCGGGTGAGGGCCAAGGGATGGACCCGCACGTGGCTGGCGAAGACGAACTCCATGCGCAAAAGCCCCACCCCGTCCGTGGGAAGGAGGCTGGCCCTCAGGGCCTCGTCCGGGGTGCCCACGTTCACCAGGATCCGGGTGCGGGTCTTGGGCAGGGCCTCGGGGCGGATCTCTTCCACCTCAAAGGGCAGCGCCCCCCGGTAGACCCGGCCCACCTCCCCCTCGGCGCAGGACACCGTGACCGCCGCCCCATCGGGGATGAGCCGGGTGGCCCCCAGGGCCCCCACCACCGCGGGCACCCCCAGCTCCCGGGCCACGATGGCCGCGTGGGAGGTGCGCCCGCCCCGTTCCGTGACGATGGCCGCCGCCCGCTTCATGATGGGCTCCCAGTCGGGGTTGGTGGTCTCGGTGACCAGCACCTCCCCCTCCTGGAAATGTTCCATTTCCCTCGGGTCCTTGAGCACCCGGGCCCGGCCCGTGGCGATGGCCTCCCCCACCGCCAGGCCCTCCGCCAAGACCTCCCCCCGCGCGAGGAGGCGGTAGATCCTGAGGACCGGGGCCTTTTGGGAGTGGACGGTTTCGGGCCGGGCCTGGAGGACGAAGAGCTCCCCCGTGGGGCCGTCCTTGGCCCACTCGATGTCCATGGGGGTGGGGGTGCCCCGCTTCCGGCTGTAGTGTTCTTCGATCTTTATGGACCAGTCCGCCAGGAGCAGGGCTTCTTCGTCGGAAAGGGCAAACTGGCCCCTGAGGTAGGGCGGGGTGGGGCGGTTCTTGAGGCGGCCCTCCTTGGGGTCGAAGGCCAGGGTGAGCTCCTTGGCCCCCAGGCGCTTGTAGACCAAGGCCCGGTACCCCGCCCGCAGGGTCTCCTTGTGCACGTAGTACCCGTCGGGGGCCACGCGTCCCTGGACGATGTTCTCCCCCAGGCCCCAGATGGCGGTGAGGTAGACGAAGCCCGGGTGGCCGGTGTCGGGGTCCAGGGTGAAGATGACCCCGCTAGAGGCGGTGTCCGCCCGCACCATGCGCTGCACCCCCACGGAGAGGGCCACCTTGAGGTGGTCGAAGCCCATGTGGGCCCGGTAGCTGATGGCCCGGGCGGTGAAGAGGCTCGCCATGGCCCGCTTCACATGGAGGAGGAGGTCCTCCTCCCCCTGCACGTGGAGGTAGCTCTCCTGCTGCCCGGCGAAGCTGGCGGTGGGAAGGTCCTCGGCGGTGGCGCTACTGCGCACGGCCACGGGGAGGGCCTCCTCCCCTGCCTCCTCGGAAAGCCTGCGGTAGGCCAGGCGGATCTCCGCCTCCAGGTCCTCCGGGTACTCCCCCTTCAGGATCAGGTTCCGCAGGCGGCGGCTCGCCCGCTGCAAGGCGGCGGGGTCGTCGGGGTCCAGGGTCTTTAGCTCCCCGGCGATGGCCTCCTCCAGGCGGTTATGCTCCAGGAAGTGCCAGTAGGCCTCGCTGGTGGTGGCGAACCCCCCGGGCACCTTCACCCCCAAGGGGGAAAGCTCCCGGATCATCTCTCCCAAGGAAGCGTTCTTGCCCCCCACCAGGGGCACGTCCTCCAGGCCCACCTCGTGGAATGAGCGCACCCACTTCACGGTACCCCTCCTTTCCTGAGCACCTCCCTAAGCACCCCCTCGGCGGTTTCCCCCTCGTAGAGGGCCTCCTCCGTCAGGAAGAGGCGGTGGGGGAGGGCGAGGAAGGCGGCGTCCTTGAGCTCCTTCCAGTCCACCAGGGGCTTGCCCCGCAGGTAGGCGAGGGCCCGAGCCAGGGCCAGCCAGGCCTTAGCCCCCCGGGGGGAGAGGCCCATGCGCAGGCGCCCGTCCTCTCCGGTGAGGAAGGCCACGTGGGTGATGGCCTCCAGGGCCTCCTTGGCCACCCGCACCTCCCGCGCCTCGGCCTGGGCCCTGAGGAAGTCCACCCCTTGGGGCTCAGGTACCTTTGGCTCTTCCGTGAGGATCCTTAGCCACACCTCCCGCCTGGGGGGGCGGAAGGGGATCTTGGCGGTGAAGCGGTCCAGCTGGGCCTCGGGCAGAGGGTAGGTGCCCTCAAGCTCTAAAGGGTTTTGCGTGGCCACCACGAAGAAGGGTTCGGGCAGGGGGTGGCGCACCCCCCCTGCGGTCACCGCCCGCTCCTGCATGGCCTCCAGGAGGGCGGACTGCACCTTGGGGGGGGCCCGGTTCACCTCGTCCGCCAGGACCACCTGGGCGAAGAGGGGCCCCCTGAGGAACTCAAAGCGCCCCTCCCGGAAGACCTCGCTCCCCGTGAGGTCCTGGGGCAGGAGGTCGGGGGTGAACTGGATGCGCTTGTAGCTGAGGCCGCTTCCCTGGGCGAAGCTTTCCGCCAGAAGGGTCTTGCCCAGGCCCGGCACCCCCTCAAGGAGGGCGTGTCCCCGGGCCAGGACCGTGGCCAGGAGGGCCTCGATGGCCTCCTCCTGGCCGAAGAGGGCCCCGCCGAGGGCCTCCTGGAGCCGGGCGAGCGCCTGGGGGAGGACTTCCGCCATGACCCTAAGCCTCCTCCCCCCAGGTTACCCTCCCCGCGGGAAACCCGCCGGGCCCAGGGCGCCAAGGCGGCGGGGGGGCGTCACTGGCCCTCCGCCGCCCTCCGCTCCTGCACGATCCGCTGGACCAGGTGGGGGGGCACCTCCGCGTAGTGGCTGAACTCCAGGGTGTAGGCCCCCGCCCCCCCGGTGAGGCTGGGGAGGGCCTTGTAGTACTCCAACACCTCCGAGAGGGGCACCTCGGCCCGCACCGCCGCCAGAGCCCCCTCCTGCTCCATGCCCAGGATGCGCCCCCTGCGGGCCTGGAGGTCGGAGAGGATGTCCCCCACCCGTTCCTGAGGGGCCAGCACCTTGATCTGGTAGATGGGCTCCAGGAGGACGGGACTGGCCTGCTCCATCACCTTTTTGAAGGCGAGGCTGGCGGCGATCTGGAAGGCGAGGTCGCTGGAGTCCACCTCGTGGTAGGAGCCGTTATAGACGATGGCCTTGAAGCCCATCACCGGGTAGCCCGCCAGGACCCCCTTCTTGGCCGCCTCCAGGATCCCCTCCTCGATGGCCTCCTGGTACTTGCTGGGGATGACCCCCCCGGTGATGCGCCACTCGAAGCCGTACTCGGGGGCGGGCTCCAGGCGGAGCCAGACGTCCCCGTACTGGCCGTGCCCCCCGGTCTGCTTCTTATACTTGCCCTGGCCCTCGGCCACCCGGCGGATGGTCTCCCGGTAAGGCACCTTGGGAACGCTATAGTCCACCTCCACCCCGTAGCCCGCCAGGCGCTCCTTGGCGGTGGTGAGGTGGAGCTCCCCGTGGCCCCAGAGGAGGAACTCCCCCGTCTCCTCCTGGCGCTCCAGCTTTAGGCTCGGGTCCTCCTCCAAAAGCTTCCTCAAGGCCTCCCCCAGCTTGGCCTCGTCCGTGCGGCCTTTGGGCCGTATGGCCACGGGCACGTTGGGGTCGGGCAGGCGGGCAAAGGGCACGGCCTCGCTTTCGGGCTTTTCCCCTTGCCACAGGACCATCCCCCGGTGGAGCCCCTCCGCCTTGGGCAGGCCCAGGATGTAGCCCCCCTCCGCCTCCTCCACCTCCAGGAGGTCCTTCCCCATGGGCACGTAGAGGTGGGGGAGGCGCACCGGCCCGGCCTCGCTCAAGAGGGCGTCCCCCGGCTTCAGCCGGCCCCGGTAGAGGCGCACGTAGGCCACCTGGCCCATGAAGGGGTCCACCTGCACCTTGAAGACCTTGGCCAGGGCGGGACCTTCCCCGAAGCGCTCCTCGGGGGAGGGCAGGGCCTCCAGGATGAGGTCCAGAAGGGGCAGGATGCCGATCCCCTCGGTGCCCGAGGCCAGGGCCACGGGAAAGAGGAGCCCTTGGCGCACCGCCTCGTGGAAGGCCTTTTCCAGGGCCTCCCCCGTAACCTCTTCTCCCTCCAGGTACTTCTCCAGGAGGCCCTCGTCCGTCTCCACGATGGCCTCGAGGACCTCCTGGCGGAAGCGCTCCGCCCGCTCCCTCTCCCCCTCGGGCAGGGGCACCTCGGCCTCGAGGCCGTCCCGGCAGCGGTAGGCCTTGCCGTGGAAGACGTCGATGAGCCCCACCCAGCGCCCCCCCTCGAAGAGGGGCAGGTCGATGGGCAGGATGGGGCCCAGGGTGGCCCGGAGGTCCTCCAGGAGGGCGTAGTAGTCCCCCCCCTTGTCCAGCTTGGTGACCACCACCATGCGGGGGAGAGCAAGCCTTTCCGCCACGGTCCAGGCCCGTTCCGTGCCCACCTGCACCCCCGCCTCCGCGGAAACCGCCACCAAGGCGGCGTCCGCGGCCTCCAGGGCCCCCCTTATCTCCCCCACGAAGTCGCCGTAGCCAGGGGCGTCCAGGAGGAAGATGCGGTGCCCCTTGTGCTTCAAGGGAGCCACCCCGGTGCGCACCGTGGTGCGGTGGAGCTTGGCCTCGGGGGTGTAGTCGGTGGTGGTGGTGCCGTCCTCCACCCGGCCCATCCGCTCCTTGGCCCCGGTCCTGTGGAGGAGCGCCTCGGCGAGGGTGGTTTTGCCGCTTCCCGCATGGCCCACCAGGGCGACGGTTCGGGTCAGGGCAGCCAGCTTGGCCATGGTCCCTCCTTCTTGGTGCCCATAGTATAGGGCCTAGGGAGGGGCGGTTGTCCCAGGTGCTCTACGTGCCCAGGAGGGTCTTGGAGGCCACCCGTGCCCACCTGGCCCGGGAGGCCCCCCGGGAGGGGGTGGGGCTTTGGGCGGGAAGGCGCGAGGTGGAAAGGGTCCTCCCCCTGCCCAACGCCCACCCCGAGCCCCTCACGGGCTACCTGGCCGAGCCCTTGGCCCTCCTTAGGGCCTTGAGGGAGCTGGAGGGGGCGGGGCTCAGCCTCCTCGCCATCTACCACTCCCACCCCAAAGGCCCCGCCTTCCCCAGCCCCAGGGACATCCAGGAGGCCCGCTGGCGGGTGCCCTACGTCATCTTCGGCACCGACGGGGTCCGGGCTTTCCTCCTCCCCCAGGGGCAGGAGGTGGCCCTGGCCCTCCTGCCCTAGGCGCCCGCGCACAGGCCCTGCCCCACAGGGCAAAGGAGAAGGGGTCCTCGTTCTCGGGGCCCCCGTCGTGGCGTGGGCCGCGACGGGGCCCTCAGCCCTGGCCCAGGAGGGTGCGGAGGAGGGCCTCATGGATGCGCCCGTTGCTGGCCACGAGGTAGCGGTGGCCCAGGCGGTAGGGCTTCCCCTCCAGGTCGGTCACCTTTCCCCCCGCCTCCTCCACCAAAAGCCAGCCCGCGGCCACATCCCAGGGGTTGAGCTTCACCTCCCAGAAGCCCTCCAGGCGCCCCGCGGCCACGTAGGCCAGGTCCAAGGCGGCGGCCCCGGGGCGGCGCACGAGAAGCCCTTTGGCCAGGGCCCGCTGGAAGTAGGTGAGGTTTTCCTGATCCCGGGCCACGTCGTAGGGGAAGCCGGTGGCGAGGAGGCTGCCCAGAAGCTCCCCCCGCTCCGTGACCCGGATGGGCCGGCCGTTTAGAAAGGCCCCTTGCCCCCGCACCGCGTAGAAGGCCTCGTCCCGGCTGGTATCCAGGACCACGCCCACCTGGATCTGGCCCTCCACCTCGAGGGCGATGGAAACGCCGTAGAAGGGAAAGCCATGGGCGTAGTTCACCGTGCCGTCCAGGGGGTCCACGATGAAACGCAGGGCCTTGCCGCCCTCGCTTCCCCCCTCTTCCCCCCAAAAGCCCGCCTCAGGAAAGCGAAGGAGGAGGAGTTCCTTGATGGCCTCCTCCGACTCCCGGTCCGCCTGGGTCACCAGGTCGGTGGGGCCGGACTTGGTGCCCTGGGTGAAGCCCCGTTCCAGGTAGTAGCGGTGGATGCCCTGGGCCAGGTGGGCGGCCTCCAGCATGGCCTCGAGGTAGGGAAAGAGGGGGTGCTTCCTGCCGATCACGCCCCCATCATACGCCCCGGTTCCAGGCTTCCAGGCGGGCGAAGAGGGCCCTGAGCCGCGCCGGGCTCTTCACCCCCGGGGCCTCCTCCACCCCGCTGGCCAGGTCCAGGGCGTAGGGTTTTAGGGGAAGAACTTCCCCCAGGTTCTCCGGGGTGAGGCCCCCCGCCAGGATGACCCTGGCCCCGGTTTCCAGGAGGGGCCGGGCCCAAGCCCTAGGGTAGCCCTCCCCGCTTCCGGGGGCTTTCCCGTCCAGGAGGAGGGCTTGGGCCGGGTACGCCGCCCACTCGGGCCTGGCCGGGCCCTCCAGGGAGAAGGCCTTGACCACCGGGAAAAAGCGCCCCACCCGTTCCGCCCACTCCGGGGGCTCGGCCCCGTGGAGCTGGGCCACCTGGAGCCGGGCCGCCTCCATCAGCTTGAGCACCTCCTCCGGCCCCTGGTCCCGGAAGACCCCCACCCGCACCACGAAGGGCCCCAAAGCCTCCGAGATGGTCCGGGCGGTTTCCGGGGAGATGCGCCTTTTGGAGCCGGGGGCGAGGACGAAGCCCAGGGCATGGGCCCCCAGGGCCTCCGCCAGGAGGGCGTCCTCGAGGCGGGTGAGGCCGCAGATCTTCACCCGGACGCCCATGGGGAAAGTATAAGGCCGGGCCAAAGGGCCCGGCCTCTAGCGCCCAGCGCCCTACCCGCACTTGGAGTAGCCGCAGGCCTGGCAGTTCCAGCACCCCTCCTCCCGTACCAGGGCCTTTTCCCCGCAGGACGGGCACGGGCTGGCTCCCGCCAGCTCTATGCCGCCTCCGGAGAGGCTCGGGAGGGGCTCCGCCGTCGGCTGGGGCGGGGCCGCCGGGGTGCCCTTGAAGGCCTCCGGGATGGTCTCCAGGGCCACGGCGATGAGGTCGGCCTTGCTGGACACCAGCCTCCCCTGGTAGGTGCCGTAAAGCCCGCCGTTGATCCCCCGAAGGGTACGGATCAGGGCCTCGGGGGGCACCCCGTACTGCAGGGCGATGGACACCACCCGGCCCAGGGCCTCGGAGTCGGCGTTGGCCTCATCCCCCGCCTTCCCCGAGGTGAGGATGACCTCGATGGGCTTGTCCCCCAGCAGGTTCACCGTGACCAGGAAGCTCCGCTTGCCCCCGTCGGGGGAGAGGAGCTTGACCATGTCGGTGAAGCCCAAAAGCCTCCCCGGACGCTCATAGACCGGCTGTCCGGGTTTGGCGGGGGAGGCCGCTTTGGAGGACGGGGCTTCCTGGGCCTCAAGGTACGGGCTTTGCCCGTGACCAAGGTACGGGCTTTGCCCGTGACCAAGGTCCGCCCCGGGCTCGGGGGTGGGCTCGGCCTTCTTCTCCTCCTTTTTGACCGTGAGCACCTGGAACTCCCGGGAGCCATCCCGGTAGACGGTGATCCCCTTGCACCCCGTGCGGTAGGCCTCGGCGTAGGCGGCCTCCACGTCCTNGTGCGGTAGGCCTCGGCGTAGGCGGCCTCCACGTCCTCCACGGAGGCGTGGTTGGGCAGGTTGATGGTGTTGTGGGAGATCACCCCGTTGACCACGTAGCTGTGGACCGCGTCCACCTCGATGTCGTACATTTCCTCTTC is a window from the Thermus thermamylovorans genome containing:
- a CDS encoding inositol monophosphatase family protein → MIGRKHPLFPYLEAMLEAAHLAQGIHRYYLERGFTQGTKSGPTDLVTQADRESEEAIKELLLLRFPEAGFWGEEGGSEGGKALRFIVDPLDGTVNYAHGFPFYGVSIALEVEGQIQVGVVLDTSRDEAFYAVRGQGAFLNGRPIRVTERGELLGSLLATGFPYDVARDQENLTYFQRALAKGLLVRRPGAAALDLAYVAAGRLEGFWEVKLNPWDVAAGWLLVEEAGGKVTDLEGKPYRLGHRYLVASNGRIHEALLRTLLGQG
- a CDS encoding Mov34/MPN/PAD-1 family protein — its product is MSQVLYVPRRVLEATRAHLAREAPREGVGLWAGRREVERVLPLPNAHPEPLTGYLAEPLALLRALRELEGAGLSLLAIYHSHPKGPAFPSPRDIQEARWRVPYVIFGTDGVRAFLLPQGQEVALALLP
- a CDS encoding elongation factor G, with the protein product MTRTVALVGHAGSGKTTLAEALLHRTGAKERMGRVEDGTTTTDYTPEAKLHRTTVRTGVAPLKHKGHRIFLLDAPGYGDFVGEIRGALEAADAALVAVSAEAGVQVGTERAWTVAERLALPRMVVVTKLDKGGDYYALLEDLRATLGPILPIDLPLFEGGRWVGLIDVFHGKAYRCRDGLEAEVPLPEGERERAERFRQEVLEAIVETDEGLLEKYLEGEEVTGEALEKAFHEAVRQGLLFPVALASGTEGIGILPLLDLILEALPSPEERFGEGPALAKVFKVQVDPFMGQVAYVRLYRGRLKPGDALLSEAGPVRLPHLYVPMGKDLLEVEEAEGGYILGLPKAEGLHRGMVLWQGEKPESEAVPFARLPDPNVPVAIRPKGRTDEAKLGEALRKLLEEDPSLKLERQEETGEFLLWGHGELHLTTAKERLAGYGVEVDYSVPKVPYRETIRRVAEGQGKYKKQTGGHGQYGDVWLRLEPAPEYGFEWRITGGVIPSKYQEAIEEGILEAAKKGVLAGYPVMGFKAIVYNGSYHEVDSSDLAFQIAASLAFKKVMEQASPVLLEPIYQIKVLAPQERVGDILSDLQARRGRILGMEQEGALAAVRAEVPLSEVLEYYKALPSLTGGAGAYTLEFSHYAEVPPHLVQRIVQERRAAEGQ
- a CDS encoding phosphoribosylanthranilate isomerase; this translates as MGVRVKICGLTRLEDALLAEALGAHALGFVLAPGSKRRISPETARTISEALGPFVVRVGVFRDQGPEEVLKLMEAARLQVAQLHGAEPPEWAERVGRFFPVVKAFSLEGPARPEWAAYPAQALLLDGKAPGSGEGYPRAWARPLLETGARVILAGGLTPENLGEVLPLKPYALDLASGVEEAPGVKSPARLRALFARLEAWNRGV
- the ppsA gene encoding phosphoenolpyruvate synthase, which gives rise to MKWVRSFHEVGLEDVPLVGGKNASLGEMIRELSPLGVKVPGGFATTSEAYWHFLEHNRLEEAIAGELKTLDPDDPAALQRASRRLRNLILKGEYPEDLEAEIRLAYRRLSEEAGEEALPVAVRSSATAEDLPTASFAGQQESYLHVQGEEDLLLHVKRAMASLFTARAISYRAHMGFDHLKVALSVGVQRMVRADTASSGVIFTLDPDTGHPGFVYLTAIWGLGENIVQGRVAPDGYYVHKETLRAGYRALVYKRLGAKELTLAFDPKEGRLKNRPTPPYLRGQFALSDEEALLLADWSIKIEEHYSRKRGTPTPMDIEWAKDGPTGELFVLQARPETVHSQKAPVLRIYRLLARGEVLAEGLAVGEAIATGRARVLKDPREMEHFQEGEVLVTETTNPDWEPIMKRAAAIVTERGGRTSHAAIVARELGVPAVVGALGATRLIPDGAAVTVSCAEGEVGRVYRGALPFEVEEIRPEALPKTRTRILVNVGTPDEALRASLLPTDGVGLLRMEFVFASHVRVHPLALTRFETLPQEVKRQVAELTEAYPDKRAYFVDRLAQGIGLIAAAFYPRPVLLRFSDFKTNEYARLIGGHLFEPKEENPMLGWRGASRYYHPDYKEGFLLEVQAVRKVREAMGLKNLQVMVPFCRTPEEGRRVLEVMAEGGLRRGEDGLQVYVMAEIPSNVLEAEAFAELFDGFSIGSNDLTQLALGLDRDSERVAELFDERSPTVKALCALLIEKAHARGKKVGICGQAPSDYPEFAAFLVERGIDSLSLNPDALLRTVRKVAEIEADLGAPT
- a CDS encoding response regulator transcription factor is translated as MEPPLILIVEDEKDIARFIELELQAEGYRTEVAYDGITGLSRFREVNPNLVILDLMLPVMDGIEVAKRIRKTSNVPILILTAKDRVEDKVEGLDAGADDYLVKPFSIEELLARVRAHLRRVSPAITGEIRVADLIINLEGREVFRSGRRIELSNKEFELLELLAKNPGKVFGRYEIEEKVWPGYQGGSNVVDVYIGYLRKKLEAGGERRLIHTVRGVGYVLRED
- a CDS encoding AAA family ATPase, which codes for MAEVLPQALARLQEALGGALFGQEEAIEALLATVLARGHALLEGVPGLGKTLLAESFAQGSGLSYKRIQFTPDLLPQDLTGSEVFREGRFEFLRGPLFAQVVLADEVNRAPPKVQSALLEAMQERAVTAGGVRHPLPEPFFVVATQNPLELEGTYPLPEAQLDRFTAKIPFRPPRREVWLRILTEEPKVPEPQGVDFLRAQAEAREVRVAKEALEAITHVAFLTGEDGRLRMGLSPRGAKAWLALARALAYLRGKPLVDWKELKDAAFLALPHRLFLTEEALYEGETAEGVLREVLRKGGVP